From Brassica oleracea var. oleracea cultivar TO1000 chromosome C3, BOL, whole genome shotgun sequence, a single genomic window includes:
- the LOC106334182 gene encoding kinesin-like calmodulin-binding protein homolog has translation MERRRSKPVQNLPETIHSLIGLKSHLTSSWVKSVSNIAKNVSSSSEISSTSKDEDDSAFIRVQSIRDQLSTLTVQVNDQNKRRRQILNEFLDLKGNIRVFCRVKPLDSKNLRAPVASDTRNVFIKLTESKRKTYNFDRVFQPDSSQDDVFLEIEPVIKSVIDGYNACIFAYGQTGTGKTFTMEGLPESPGIVPRAIKGLFKQVEESNHKFVIKFSMLEIYMGNLRDLLVSQGTKPIGPIPPSLLIHTDAKGEIDIDNLVTHKVNDFDEVFKFYKLGCRNRATAFTNSNSASSRSHCMIRVSITCAGATERRRERNKIWLVDLGGSERVLKTKATGRRFDEGKAINLSLSALGDVINSLQRKNAHIPYRNSKLTQVLKDSLGKDSKTLVLVHIGRKEDDLCESICSLDFATRAKNVHLGQEESKEEQEKKEAVMMNLQKTMETIEKDRETMLKEIRYLNETLEKLSGKPHVTEEAEEVDEIREEIQVTPKLRRNKSRRASDVFCSFMRPTASSNRRLSGADFSPISNSPGSKSRRNSMAHVRSESVCLPMTKNVYDSLCDSSERSVSKSTCAMSQNRTDDAATVYSQDISECDIKLVVSEHKTEVQQKGQGSARKACSKIGIFEKNVNQKTEFSRINSWLRSQSENRICVLDKKPRRLNKNISLGRSSNGNKTLGDIEESKTEEAGIKHPLMLKDLSEMEYMCSAETEDQILSKYPNPSEEDNASLHHLPSFRYDGLGQHIDDAWFGVARSANREEQDSHASGLLLELKQPLPNSQRGLAFVEEVVPPLLRPQGIFVERGRGAHTFMQKLEALCYRTLVGVGLIDVSYGSDFFNGLTQ, from the exons CGACTCTGCTTTCATCAGAGTACAGAGCATTAGAG ATCAACTCTCTACACTAACAGTTCAAGTAAATGATCAAAACAAACGAAGAAGACAGATTCTGAACGAGTTTTTGGACCTTAAAG GAAATATTCGTGTGTTTTGTCGAGTCAAACCCTTAGACTCCAAGAACTTGAGAGCACCGGTTGCTTCGGACACAAGAAACGTTTTCATCAAGTTAACAGAAAGCAAAAGGAAAACCTACAACTTTGACAGAGTTTTCCAACCTGATTCATCTCAAG ATGATGTTTTCTTAGAGATTGAACCGGTAATCAAATCGGTTATCGATGGCTACAACGCTTGCATTTTTGCATATGGACAAACTGGTACTGGAAAAACTTTTACAATG GAGGGTCTTCCAGAATCACCAGGTATCGTTCCTCGAGCAATCAAGGGATTGTTCAAACAAGTCGAGGAAAGCAATCATAAGTTTGTAATCAAGTTTAGCATGCTTGAGATTTACATGGGGAATCTCAGAGACTTGCTTGTCTCTCAAGGAACTAAACCCATTGGTCCCATACCTCCAAG TCTTCTGATTCACACAGACGCAAAGGGAGAGATAGATATAGACAACTTAGTGACTCATAAAGTGAATGACTTTGATGAAGTCTTCAAGTTTTACAAATTAGGTTGTAGAAACAGAGCAACTGCCTTCACTAACTCTAACTCTGCATCCAGCAGATCACACTG TATGATCCGTGTATCGATTACTTGTGCTGGAGCTACTGAGAGACGGCGTGAAAGAAACAAGATTTGGCTAGTTGATCTTGGAGGAAGCGAGCGCGTGTTGAAAACTAAAGCAACTGGCCGCCGTTTTGATGAAGGCAAAGCCATTAATCTCTCTTTATCTGCTCTCGGAGATGTCATCAACTCTCTTCAACGCAAGAACGCTCACATTCCTTACAG GAACAGCAAGCTCACACAAGTTCTGAAAGACTCTCTCG GGAAAGACTCTAAGACACTGGTGCTTGTTCATATCGGCCGGAAAGAAGATGATCTGTGTGAAAGCATATGCTCTTTAGATTTCGCAACGAGGGCAAAGAACGTTCATTTAGGTCAGGAGGAATCAAAG GAAGAACAAGAGAAAAAGGAGGCTGTGATGATGAATCTGCAGAAGACGATGGAAACGATCGAGAAAGATCGCGAGACAATGTTAAAAGAGATCAGATATCTAAACGAGACATTAGAGAAACTCTCTGGTAAGCCTCATGTTACTGAAGAAGCAGAAGAAGTGGATGAGATAAGAGAAGAGATTCAAGTTACTCCAAAATTAAGGAGAAACAAATCAAGACGTGCTTCAGATGTTTTTTGTAGCTTCATGAGACCAACAGCTAGCAGCAACCGAAGATTATCAGGTGCAGATTTTAGCCCAATCTCCAATAGTCCAGGTTCCAAGTCAAGAAGGAACTCAATGGCCCATGTCCGATCTGAGTCTGTGTGTCTTCCTATGACGAAGAACGTATATGATTCTCTGTGTGACTCATCAGAGAGGAGTGTTTCAAAGTCCACTTGCGCTATGAGTCAGAATAGAACAGATGATGCAGCAACAGTTTATAGTCAGGACATATCTGAATGTGATATCAAGTTGGTCGTGTCTGAGCACAAGACAGAAGTGCAACAGAAGGGGCAAGGATCTGCGAGAAAAGCTTGTTCCAAGATCGGTATCTTTGAGAAAAATGTCAACCAGAAAACAGAGTTTTCAAGAATTAACAGTTGGCTTCGTTCGCAATCCGAAAATAGGATTTGCGTGCTTGACAAGAAACCACGCAGACTAAACAAAAACATATCTTTGGGAAGGTCATCTAACGGTAATAAAACATTGGGAGACATAGAAGAGTCCAAAACAGAGGAAGCAGGGATTAAACATCCACTGATGCTTAAAGATCTGTCTGAGATGGAGTATATGTGCTCTGCCGAAACAGAGGATCAGATACTGTCCAAATACCCAAACCCTAGCGAGGAAGACAATGCATCTCTTCATCATCTTCCAAGTTTCCGATACGATGGACTTGGCCAACACATCGACGATGCATGGTTTGGAGTCGCTCGAAGCGCGAATAGAGAGGAGCAAGATTCACATGCCTCAGGCTTGCTATTAGAACTCAAGCAGCCCTTACCGAATTCTCAGAGAGGATTGGCGTTTGTGGAGGAAGTAGTTCCACCATTACTTAGGCCACAAGGAATCTTTGTCGAGAGAG GAAGAGGCGCTCATACGTTTATGCAGAAACTTGAGGCATTATGCTACCGTACACTTGTTGGAGTAGGGCTTATTGATGTGAGCTATGGTAGTGACTTCTTCAACGGGTTAACGCAGTAA
- the LOC106334144 gene encoding L-ascorbate oxidase homolog: MEGRLLTVLVCLVSTVAIVNAGDPYFFYTWNVTYGTTSPLGVPQKVILINGQFPGPNLNSTSNNNVVVNVFNNLDEPFLLTWSGIQHRKNCWQDGVAGTSCPIPAGQNFTYHFQPKDQIGSYFYYPTTSLHRFAGGFGGLRVNSRLLIPVPYADPEDDYTVLINDWYTSGHTALKNFLDSGRTLGLPNGVLINGKSGKVGGKNEPLFTMKPGKTYKYRLCNVGFKSTLNFRIQNHKMKLVEMEGSHVLQNDYDSLDVHVGQCFSVLVTANQEAKDYYMVASTRFLKKELSTVGVIRYAGSNVQASTELPKTPVGWAWSLNQFRSFRWNLTASAARPNPQGSYHYGKINITRSIKLVNTKNVVDGKVRYGFNGVSHVDTETPLKLAEYFQMAEKVFKYDVIKDEPAAQITALTVQPNVLNITFRTFVEIIFENHEKSMESFHLDGYSFFAVASEPGRWTPEKRKNYNLLDAVSRHTVQVYPMSWSAILLTFDNAGMWNIRSENLERRYLGQQLYVSVLSPEKSLRDEYNIPLNTNLCGIVKGLPLPASYT; the protein is encoded by the exons ATGGAGGGGAGGTTATTGACGGTGTTGGTCTGCCTTGTCTCTACGGTGGCGATAGTGAACGCAGGCGATCCTTACTTCTTCTATACATGGAACGTGACTTATGGAACTACCTCACCTCTCGGCGTTCCCCAAAAGGTGATTCTCATCAACGGTCAGTTTCCTGGTCCTAACCTAAACTCAACCTCTAACAACAACGTCGTCGTCAATGTCTTCAACAACCTCGACGAGCCTTTCCTCTTGACCTG GAGTGGGATCCAGCACAGGAAGAATTGCTGGCAAGATGGTGTGGCTGGGACTTCATGTCCCATCCCAGCAGGACAGAACTTTACATACCATTTCCAACCTAAGGACCAGATCGGTTCCTACTTCTACTACCCGACCACTTCTCTCCACCGTTTTGCTGGTGGGTTTGGTGGTCTCCGTGTCAACAGTCGTCTCCTTATTCCCGTTCCTTACGCTGACCCTGAGGATGATTACACTGTCCTTATCAATGACTGGTACACAAGTGGCCACACCGCTCTCAAGAACTTCCTTGACAGTGGACGTACCCTTGGATTGCCTAATGGTGTTTTGATCAACGGAAAGTCCGGAAAGGTTGGTGGAAAGAACGAGCCTTTGTTCACGATGAAGCCAGGAAAGACATACAAGTACAGGCTATGCAATGTTGGATTCAAGTCTACTCTCAACTTCAGGATCCAGAATCACAAGATGAAGCTTGTGGAGATGGAAGGCTCTCATGTCCTTCAAAACGACTATGACTCACTCGATGTACATGTTGGCCAGTGCTTTTCAGTTCTTGTCACTGCTAACCAGGAAGCTAAGGACTACTACATGGTTGCATCCACTAGGTTCTTGAAAAAGGAATTAAGCACGGTTGGTGTGATCCGGTACGCAGGAAGCAACGTCCAGGCCTCAACAGAGCTTCCCAAGACTCCTGTTGGTTGGGCTTGGTCGTTGAACCAGTTCAGATCTTTCAGATGGAACCTCACCGCTAGTGCTGCAAGGCCTAACCCGCAGGGATCATACCATTATGGAAAGATCAACATCACACGTAGCATCAAGCTTGTCAACACTAAGAACGTTGTGGACGGTAAAGTTAGGTATGGCTTCAACGGTGTATCACACGTTGACACCGAGACTCCTTTGAAGCTGGCTGAGTACTTCCAGATGGCAGAGAAGGTGTTCAAGTACGACGTCATCAAGGACGAGCCTGCAGCACAAATCACCGCATTGACCGTGCAGCCTAATGTGCTCAACATCACTTTCCGTACTTTTGTAGAGATCATTTTCGAGAACCATGAGAAGAGCATGGAATCATTCCATTTGGATGGTTACTCCTTCTTCGCAGTCGC ATCTGAGCCAGGGAGGTGGACACCTGAAAAGAGAAAGAACTACAACTTGCTGGATGCGGTTAGCAGACACACAGTCCAAGTTTACCCCATGTCTTGGTCAGCTATCCTATTGACATTCGACAACGCGGGTATGTGGAACATCAGGTCTGAGAACTTGGAGAGGAGATACCTTGGACAACAATTGTATGTGAGTGTTCTCTCACCGGAGAAATCGCTAAGGGACGAGTACAACATCCCCCTCAACACTAACCTCTGTGGCATCGTCAAGGGCTTGCCATTGCCTGCAAGCTACACTTAA